The following are from one region of the Streptomyces decoyicus genome:
- a CDS encoding small ribosomal subunit Rsm22 family protein — MHEELRAALAGLLDGLPPKQAAQAVERLIANYRGRTPTDAPVLRDRADVAAYAAYRMPATFEAVRAALTAFAARVPDWSPATHVDIGGGTGAATWATAATWEGHRSTVLDWAQPALDLGRELAAKTLPDTEWRRQTIGEGLTIPAGTDLVTVSYVLGELRPEDRRAVVAAAATAAEAVVLIEPGTPEGYLRIREARTQLTEAGLRIVAPCPHSDTCPIVPGQDWCHFAARVNRSSLHRQVKGGSLPYEDEKFSYVAATTLDATPAPARIVRKPQLRKGQVLLDLCTTQDGLQRTTVTKRHGTHYREARDASWGDDWS, encoded by the coding sequence ATGCACGAGGAACTGCGCGCCGCGCTGGCGGGCCTGCTCGACGGCCTGCCGCCCAAACAGGCCGCGCAGGCCGTGGAGCGGCTGATCGCCAACTACCGGGGCCGTACGCCCACCGACGCCCCGGTGCTGCGGGACCGCGCCGATGTCGCCGCGTACGCCGCCTACCGGATGCCCGCCACCTTCGAGGCGGTACGGGCCGCGCTGACCGCGTTCGCCGCCCGGGTCCCGGACTGGTCCCCGGCCACCCATGTGGACATCGGTGGCGGCACCGGCGCCGCCACCTGGGCCACCGCCGCCACCTGGGAAGGCCACCGCAGCACCGTCCTGGACTGGGCGCAGCCCGCCCTCGACCTCGGCCGGGAGCTGGCCGCCAAGACCCTGCCCGACACCGAATGGCGGCGGCAGACCATCGGCGAGGGCTTGACGATCCCCGCCGGCACGGACTTGGTCACCGTCTCCTACGTCCTGGGGGAACTCCGTCCCGAGGACCGCCGCGCCGTCGTCGCGGCGGCGGCCACCGCGGCCGAGGCCGTCGTCCTGATCGAACCCGGCACCCCCGAGGGCTACCTCCGCATCCGCGAGGCCCGCACCCAGCTCACGGAAGCCGGTCTGCGCATCGTCGCCCCCTGCCCGCACAGCGACACCTGCCCCATCGTCCCGGGTCAGGACTGGTGCCACTTCGCCGCCCGGGTCAACCGTTCCTCCCTCCACCGCCAGGTCAAGGGCGGCTCCCTCCCGTACGAGGACGAGAAGTTCAGCTACGTCGCGGCCACCACCCTCGACGCCACCCCCGCCCCCGCCCGCATCGTCCGCAAACCCCAACTCCGCAAGGGCCAGGTCCTCCTGGACCTGTGCACGACACAGGACGGCCTGCAGCGCACCACGGTGACCAAGCGGCACGGCACCCACTACCGCGAGGCCCGCGACGCCTCCTGGGGCGACGACTGGTCCTGA
- a CDS encoding DUF6243 family protein — MSKGNAGGMLGVGGTRNKLSRGALRGGTADRGGRGRTDAQDRRRELLRKFQERAKEE; from the coding sequence ATGAGCAAGGGCAATGCCGGCGGGATGCTGGGGGTCGGCGGAACGCGCAACAAGCTCTCGCGCGGCGCACTGCGCGGCGGGACCGCGGACCGCGGCGGCCGGGGCCGGACCGATGCCCAGGACCGGCGCCGTGAGCTGCTGCGCAAGTTCCAGGAGCGGGCGAAAGAGGAGTAG
- the ddaH gene encoding dimethylargininase, with the protein MRIPRRSATPRRYLMCPPAHFRVSYSINPWMNPDKPVDLALAQAQWEDLRDRYRALGHTVEELAPHPGFPDMVFAANGATVVDGRVLGARFAFAERHGEAAVHARWYREHGFADVRTPQNVNEGEGDFAVTASWLLAGRGFRSSPLSHAEAQEYFARPVIGLDLVDPRYYHLDTALCVLDAGSGEPGAGAAEVMYYPGAFSAGSRAVLARLFPDALIAGAADAAAFGLNAVSDGLHVLLPQAAVGLFAPLRERGYEPIGMDLTELLKGGGSVKCVTAELRLG; encoded by the coding sequence TTGCGTATCCCCCGGCGCAGCGCCACCCCCCGCCGCTACCTGATGTGCCCGCCGGCGCACTTCCGGGTCAGCTACTCCATCAACCCCTGGATGAACCCCGACAAGCCCGTCGATCTCGCCCTCGCGCAGGCCCAGTGGGAGGATCTGCGCGACCGCTACCGCGCGCTCGGCCACACCGTCGAGGAGCTGGCGCCGCACCCCGGATTCCCCGACATGGTCTTCGCCGCCAACGGCGCCACCGTCGTGGACGGGCGGGTGCTCGGCGCCCGGTTCGCCTTCGCCGAGCGGCACGGAGAGGCCGCGGTGCACGCCCGGTGGTACCGCGAGCACGGCTTCGCCGACGTACGCACACCGCAGAACGTCAACGAGGGCGAGGGGGATTTCGCCGTCACCGCCTCCTGGCTGCTGGCCGGCCGCGGCTTCCGCAGCAGTCCGCTCTCCCATGCGGAGGCCCAGGAATACTTCGCCCGCCCGGTGATCGGCCTCGATCTGGTCGACCCGCGCTACTACCACCTCGATACGGCGCTGTGCGTGCTCGACGCCGGCAGCGGCGAGCCGGGCGCAGGCGCGGCGGAGGTCATGTACTACCCCGGCGCGTTCTCCGCCGGGAGCCGCGCCGTGCTGGCCCGGCTGTTCCCCGACGCGCTGATCGCCGGCGCGGCCGACGCGGCGGCCTTTGGGCTGAACGCGGTCTCCGACGGCCTGCACGTGCTGCTGCCCCAGGCGGCGGTGGGGCTCTTCGCACCGCTGCGGGAACGGGGGTACGAGCCGATCGGGATGGATCTGACCGAGCTGCTGAAGGGCGGGGGGAGCGTGAAGTGTGTGACGGCGGAGCTGCGTTTGGGGTGA
- a CDS encoding serine hydrolase domain-containing protein — protein MERLVRGVRALPEGRPPWAPGAVVLAGRGPVVAAEAAAGWALRFRAYDPGLDRGLDLPRDLWEPMRVGTVFDLASLSKLFTAIAAVQQMERGRLALDDEVRADLPAFARGITVRQLLTHTSGLAPELPFHDHRDRSDQLALLWAEAAAPSGRPGAGHLYSDLNLIALQLILERRTGQRLDALIRDGITGPLGMSSTSYGPLAPQGVAATEDQRRPWAKADRGMVRGEVHDENAWALGGVAGHAGLFSTAQDLAVLCRTLLNGGAYGRARILGADAVAALLDPPGLGFGVDQPYFMGELAGRGAAGHTGFTGTSLVLDRATDTFLVLLANTVHPRRRNSGSAPRAAAATRLARAASRAT, from the coding sequence ATGGAACGGCTGGTCCGCGGCGTGCGGGCGCTGCCCGAGGGCCGGCCGCCCTGGGCGCCCGGAGCCGTCGTCCTGGCCGGCCGGGGCCCGGTCGTCGCCGCCGAGGCCGCCGCGGGCTGGGCGCTGCGCTTCCGGGCCTACGACCCCGGACTGGACCGCGGCCTCGACCTGCCCCGCGATCTGTGGGAGCCGATGCGGGTCGGCACCGTCTTCGACCTCGCCTCGCTCAGCAAGCTCTTCACGGCCATCGCCGCCGTCCAGCAGATGGAACGCGGCCGACTGGCCCTCGACGACGAGGTCCGGGCCGACCTGCCCGCCTTCGCCCGCGGCATCACCGTACGGCAGCTGCTCACCCACACCTCCGGGCTCGCCCCCGAGCTGCCGTTCCACGACCACCGGGACCGCAGCGACCAACTGGCGCTCCTGTGGGCGGAGGCGGCGGCCCCGTCCGGCAGGCCCGGCGCCGGGCACCTCTACTCCGACCTCAACCTCATCGCCCTCCAGCTGATCCTGGAGCGGCGCACCGGGCAGCGGCTGGACGCCTTGATCCGCGACGGCATCACCGGCCCGCTGGGCATGTCCAGCACCTCCTACGGCCCGCTGGCGCCGCAGGGCGTGGCGGCGACGGAGGACCAGCGGCGGCCCTGGGCCAAGGCGGACCGCGGCATGGTCCGCGGTGAGGTGCACGACGAGAACGCCTGGGCGCTGGGCGGGGTGGCCGGTCATGCGGGCCTCTTCTCCACCGCCCAGGACCTCGCCGTGCTGTGCCGCACGCTGCTCAACGGCGGCGCGTACGGCCGTGCCCGGATCCTCGGCGCCGACGCGGTCGCCGCGCTGCTCGATCCGCCCGGCCTCGGCTTCGGCGTCGACCAGCCCTACTTCATGGGTGAGTTGGCGGGCCGCGGCGCGGCCGGGCACACCGGCTTCACCGGCACCAGCCTGGTCCTCGACCGCGCCACCGACACCTTCCTCGTCCTCCTCGCCAACACCGTCCACCCCCGTCGCCGCAACAGCGGCAGCGCTCCCCGGGCCGCGGCCGCCACCCGGCTGGCCCGTGCGGCGTCCCGCGCCACCTGA
- a CDS encoding multidrug effflux MFS transporter, producing MTEPGAADPKDLPAIAERGAAAEPAAPAARAASRRTGLLVTLVLGGLTAVPPLSMDMYLPALPQVTAALHSPAATVQLTLTTCLAGMALGQMIVGPMSDKWGRRRPLLAGMVIYILATALCAVAPTTELLIAFRLLQGLAGAAGIVIARAVVRDLYDGVAMARFFSTLMLISGTAPVVAPLIGGQILRITDWRGVFVVLTAVGVALTLLVWRRLDETLPPEGRHSGGLGQTLRTMRDLLADRAFSGYLLVGAFAFAALFAYISASPFVIQEIYGASPQTFSLLFGINSVGLVCVGQFNGKVLVGRVGLDKVLGTGLAVIALAAAGLLLMSSGVFGRVGLVPVAAGLFVLMAAMGLVMPSTNTLALLRTRHAAGSASALLGTSTFLLGSVASPLVGIAGERTALPMALVQLSCAILALVSFLGMCRPWQRRGEDNGSTAGERTRL from the coding sequence ATGACGGAGCCCGGCGCGGCCGATCCCAAGGACCTTCCCGCGATAGCCGAGCGGGGCGCAGCAGCAGAACCGGCCGCACCGGCCGCACGTGCCGCGTCCCGCCGCACCGGACTCCTCGTCACCCTCGTCCTCGGCGGCCTCACGGCGGTCCCGCCGCTCTCCATGGACATGTATCTGCCGGCCCTGCCGCAGGTCACCGCCGCCCTGCACAGCCCGGCCGCCACCGTCCAGCTCACCCTCACCACCTGCCTGGCGGGCATGGCGCTGGGCCAGATGATCGTCGGCCCGATGAGCGACAAGTGGGGGCGCCGCCGCCCGCTGCTGGCCGGCATGGTGATCTACATCCTGGCGACCGCCCTGTGCGCGGTCGCCCCCACCACCGAACTCCTCATCGCCTTCCGCCTGTTGCAGGGCCTGGCGGGCGCGGCCGGCATCGTCATCGCGCGGGCGGTGGTGCGCGATCTGTACGACGGCGTGGCGATGGCCCGGTTCTTCTCCACCCTGATGCTGATCTCCGGAACGGCGCCGGTCGTCGCCCCGCTCATCGGCGGCCAGATCCTCCGGATCACCGACTGGCGCGGGGTGTTCGTCGTCCTGACCGCCGTCGGGGTGGCGCTCACCCTCCTGGTGTGGCGCAGGCTCGACGAGACCCTGCCGCCCGAGGGCCGGCACTCCGGCGGCCTCGGCCAGACCCTGCGTACCATGCGCGATCTGCTCGCCGACCGGGCCTTCTCCGGCTACCTCCTCGTCGGCGCCTTCGCCTTCGCCGCCCTCTTCGCCTACATCTCGGCCTCGCCGTTCGTGATCCAGGAGATCTACGGCGCCTCCCCGCAGACCTTCAGCCTGCTCTTCGGCATCAACTCCGTCGGCCTGGTGTGTGTCGGCCAGTTCAACGGCAAGGTCCTGGTCGGCCGGGTCGGTCTCGACAAGGTGCTCGGCACCGGACTGGCCGTGATCGCGCTCGCCGCGGCCGGTCTGCTCCTGATGTCCTCCGGCGTCTTCGGCCGGGTCGGCCTGGTCCCGGTGGCCGCCGGCCTCTTCGTCCTCATGGCCGCGATGGGCCTGGTCATGCCGAGCACCAACACCCTGGCGCTGCTGCGCACCCGGCACGCGGCCGGCTCCGCCTCCGCGCTGCTGGGCACCTCGACCTTCCTGCTCGGCTCGGTGGCCTCCCCGCTGGTGGGCATCGCGGGCGAGCGGACGGCCCTGCCGATGGCCCTTGTACAACTCTCCTGCGCCATATTGGCGCTCGTGAGCTTCCTGGGGATGTGCCGCCCGTGGCAGCGTAGGGGGGAGGACAACGGGAGCACGGCGGGCGAGAGGACCAGGCTCTGA